From one Streptococcus oralis genomic stretch:
- a CDS encoding TIR domain-containing protein has protein sequence MKRQVFFSFHYGNDNWRASQVRNMGIVSGDSTFSDNDWEEVKLKSDAMIKFWIDSQMAKRSCVVVLIGEKTAERKWINYEIKKAIELNKGIVGIYIHNLKDRFGNQSNQGRNPFDNFVLSRTGKSLSSYVRCYNSPFSTSKFVYEDIQSKMEELIECAIAHKPSTW, from the coding sequence ATGAAAAGACAAGTATTTTTTAGCTTCCATTATGGCAATGATAACTGGCGAGCATCTCAAGTTAGAAATATGGGTATAGTATCAGGTGATTCTACTTTTTCTGATAATGATTGGGAAGAAGTAAAATTAAAATCTGATGCAATGATAAAATTTTGGATAGATAGTCAAATGGCAAAGCGTTCATGTGTGGTTGTTTTGATTGGTGAGAAGACTGCTGAACGTAAATGGATCAACTATGAAATTAAAAAAGCGATTGAGTTGAATAAAGGTATAGTAGGAATATATATTCATAATTTAAAGGATAGATTTGGAAACCAAAGTAATCAAGGAAGAAATCCATTTGATAATTTTGTATTATCTCGAACTGGCAAATCGTTATCAAGTTATGTCCGATGCTATAATTCTCCATTCTCTACTTCAAAGTTTGTTTATGAAGATATTCAAAGTAAAATGGAAGAATTAATAGAGTGCGCTATTGCACATAAACCATCTACATGGTAG
- a CDS encoding site-specific DNA-methyltransferase, giving the protein MAEAGRPTTKTLRPDLDESVDFDKSENIFITGDNLEVLKILQESYLGKIDMIYIDPPYNTGKDFVYSDKFQKTDEELKEDMELLDEEGRQVIGLRPNEKTSARYHSDWLNMMYPRLRLARNLLKDSGVIFISIDDNEQANLKVMCDEIFGEENFVANVIWQSRTSISNDGEISWNHNHNLIYSKNRSNLIFGGDDIDKNGYSNPDNDPRGPWKLVPLDANHIGGDTVYPILNPYTGEEYYPPNGRIWAYNRETMSKLMEEGRIKFGVNDTSAPKRKLYYEERISKGDKKTPSSLFLDVGTTKTGTSEIMNLFDGQKVFDYPKPVELIKKFSKYGTLGGELILDFFGGSATTADAVMQLNAEDGGNRKFILCTLDEEVAEKSAAKEAGYETIDQISRERIRRAAAKIQEEHPELVGKQDFGFKAYKLDSSNFKDVLARPDQFIQGELFDSVSNIKEGRSGLDLLFQVMLTWGMELSLAIDLKNVAGAEVYDVDQGSLMACFEDDISEEVIRYIAQEQPLRAVFRDSSFANSADKINVSEIFKELSPNTKVKVV; this is encoded by the coding sequence ATCGCAGAAGCTGGACGACCTACTACCAAAACCTTACGACCAGACCTTGATGAGAGTGTTGACTTTGATAAGAGTGAAAATATCTTTATCACTGGGGATAACTTAGAAGTCTTGAAAATCTTACAAGAATCCTATCTCGGAAAAATCGATATGATTTATATCGATCCACCTTATAATACAGGGAAAGACTTTGTATATTCTGATAAGTTCCAAAAAACAGATGAAGAGTTGAAGGAAGATATGGAGCTTTTGGATGAAGAAGGACGCCAAGTTATTGGTTTACGACCAAATGAAAAGACTTCGGCTCGCTATCACTCAGACTGGCTAAATATGATGTATCCACGCCTTCGTCTAGCGCGTAACCTCCTCAAGGATTCAGGTGTCATCTTTATTTCCATAGATGATAATGAACAAGCGAACCTAAAAGTTATGTGTGATGAGATATTTGGGGAGGAGAATTTTGTTGCTAATGTAATTTGGCAGTCTAGGACATCGATCTCAAATGATGGTGAAATATCATGGAATCATAACCATAACTTAATTTATTCCAAAAATCGATCGAACCTAATTTTTGGTGGTGATGATATTGATAAAAATGGATATTCAAATCCGGACAATGATCCTAGAGGGCCATGGAAGTTAGTGCCGCTTGATGCTAATCATATTGGAGGAGACACAGTTTATCCGATATTGAATCCCTATACAGGTGAGGAGTACTATCCACCAAATGGAAGAATTTGGGCATATAATAGAGAGACAATGTCTAAATTGATGGAAGAGGGGAGAATCAAATTTGGTGTTAATGATACTTCTGCTCCAAAACGAAAATTATACTATGAAGAAAGAATTTCAAAGGGAGACAAAAAAACACCTAGCTCTTTATTTTTAGATGTTGGTACTACTAAAACCGGAACTTCAGAAATTATGAATTTATTTGATGGTCAAAAAGTATTTGATTATCCTAAACCAGTAGAATTGATAAAAAAATTCAGTAAATATGGGACTTTAGGTGGGGAATTAATCTTAGACTTTTTTGGTGGTTCTGCTACGACAGCTGATGCAGTCATGCAACTGAATGCGGAAGATGGAGGCAACCGTAAGTTTATCTTGTGTACTTTAGATGAGGAAGTAGCTGAAAAGTCTGCTGCGAAAGAAGCTGGATATGAAACTATCGATCAGATTTCGCGTGAGCGGATTCGTCGTGCTGCTGCAAAGATTCAGGAAGAACACCCAGAGTTGGTTGGCAAGCAAGACTTTGGTTTTAAAGCTTACAAACTAGACTCTTCAAATTTCAAGGATGTTTTAGCTCGACCAGATCAATTCATCCAAGGGGAACTTTTTGATAGTGTATCCAATATCAAGGAAGGACGTTCTGGACTTGATTTGCTCTTCCAAGTTATGTTGACATGGGGAATGGAATTATCCTTAGCGATTGATTTGAAGAATGTAGCAGGAGCAGAAGTCTATGATGTAGATCAGGGTTCCCTTATGGCCTGCTTTGAAGATGATATATCGGAAGAAGTCATCCGATACATTGCGCAAGAACAACCACTCCGTGCTGTTTTCCGTGATAGCTCATTTGCCAATTCAGCAGATAAAATTAACGTAAGTGAAATATTTAAGGAATTATCACCTAATACGAAAGTGAAGGTAGTGTAG
- a CDS encoding DUF4391 domain-containing protein, producing MIQFPDYTCLPTPHVLYRPHKKGNRDFFDNLALSKQEKQELRDQIQLIQITHQIDLQTTNIPVGNIVKQILVLEIHLNHQEFTTSLLEKLDERLGLYTVFILKFPLGKEELLIHYKEALAQEKDGRHFKIVRCFRTQEDCQIQFEGNDLDQVYEMLIKETGKDQLQSKLGDNLKESVELTEQLEKLEKQAQRLKKQMYTEKSMRKQMEVKKDYQAVLKQIQELE from the coding sequence ATGATACAGTTTCCTGATTATACTTGTTTGCCAACTCCTCATGTGCTCTACAGACCCCATAAAAAGGGCAATCGTGATTTTTTTGATAACCTAGCTCTGAGCAAACAGGAAAAGCAAGAATTACGAGATCAGATTCAACTCATTCAGATTACCCACCAAATAGATTTGCAAACGACGAATATTCCTGTGGGAAACATCGTTAAGCAGATCTTAGTCTTAGAAATTCACCTTAATCATCAAGAGTTTACAACCAGTTTGCTAGAAAAACTAGATGAACGACTTGGTCTTTATACAGTCTTTATTCTTAAGTTTCCTTTGGGAAAGGAAGAGCTCTTGATTCATTACAAGGAAGCTCTGGCACAAGAAAAAGATGGAAGACATTTCAAAATTGTCCGTTGTTTCCGTACACAAGAGGATTGCCAGATCCAATTTGAAGGCAATGACTTAGATCAAGTTTATGAAATGCTGATTAAGGAAACAGGGAAAGACCAGCTTCAAAGTAAGTTGGGAGATAACTTGAAAGAATCGGTTGAACTGACTGAACAGCTAGAAAAGCTGGAAAAGCAAGCTCAACGTCTTAAGAAACAAATGTATACAGAAAAATCGATGAGAAAGCAGATGGAAGTAAAGAAAGACTACCAGGCAGTTCTTAAACAAATCCAAGAATTAGAATAA
- a CDS encoding helicase-related protein has product MEIDNRSIRLGDELKKEIKPGSKVKIAAATFSMFAFQQLKEELETIEELKFIFTNPTFVTDETRVGYREYTIPKKEREQSIFGGRYELKLMNELTQKAIARECADWIRKKARFKSINIETDEMPNGMRIETDDDTVAVDRLKNFDRKELGYDSSLFKTTRHIYHAPLSLSYLDEFDSFWQDDEYFRDVTEEFLETLNLAHKEHSPEFLYYVLLFNLFSEFLENLNDDYTPNEQVGYKNTKLWNLLYDFQQDAVKSIISKLEKYNGCILADSVGLGKTFTALAVMTYYAYRGKRILVLCPKKLENNWNMYRHDYVNNPIYDRHLIYDVLYHTDLSRDKGTSNGIDLALNKWENYDLVVIDESHNFRNGGSSESDQAEGRENRYSRLMNRIIKSGVPTKVLMLSATPVNNRFNDLKNQIALAYEGDVEQIDGKLDTQSSINDIFRNAQLAYNKWADLPAEERTTDKLLSTLDFDFFKVLDSVTIARSRKHIREFYDRKAIGDFPERLKPRNFEPDLTVSDLDVTYKKLYQLLDQLQLTIYQPSLYIYPSKRDKYEITLSGNKANLTQLGRESGMKKLMMINLLKRLESSVAAFRYTLIDVVKSYVDETLKAISTYERTGLDDLSGVPVLNEDDFDLEDSNLDVFIGKKNRIALKDMDYRSWKLELEKDQAILLELEELIDQITPAEDKKLQTLYQLIDEKMTHPINEGNKKLIIFSAFATTTNYLYKHISQYVLDKYGLHTAQISGTKGFETTLKTNHRDLNSLLTYFSPQSKDRNLLFPDDQREIDVLIATDVISEGQNLQDADMMVNYDIHWNPVRIIQRFGRVDRIGSKNKFIQLVNFWPNIELDEYIDLKSRVESRMKISVLTSTADDNVLSSEEIEDNNYRKKQLERLRNEVVDLEEMSEGISIMDLGLEDYRMDLLKYLESHPELEKVPKGLQAILSVENKEAEGAIFVLKNKDELRGKNQKNQLHPYYILYVNSAGDLVVSPEESKKILDLLGSLCRGKTQPLQSLVNQYNRQTKDGKEMSGYSKLLQQAIEQLMEQDHLSTMDALFNFGTVNLMNTGIEGMDDFELICFFALLKGESYDTVS; this is encoded by the coding sequence ATGGAAATTGATAATCGTAGTATTCGTTTAGGAGATGAATTAAAGAAAGAAATAAAACCTGGAAGCAAGGTCAAAATTGCAGCAGCGACTTTTTCGATGTTTGCCTTTCAACAGTTAAAGGAAGAACTTGAAACGATCGAGGAGTTGAAATTTATCTTTACAAATCCAACCTTTGTGACTGATGAGACGAGAGTTGGATATCGTGAATATACGATCCCCAAAAAAGAGCGAGAGCAGTCTATTTTTGGAGGACGTTATGAACTGAAGTTAATGAATGAATTAACTCAAAAAGCAATCGCTAGAGAATGTGCAGACTGGATCAGGAAAAAGGCACGTTTTAAATCTATAAACATTGAAACCGATGAGATGCCAAATGGTATGCGGATAGAAACGGATGATGATACTGTCGCTGTGGATCGACTCAAAAACTTTGATCGAAAAGAATTGGGCTATGATTCTTCTTTGTTCAAAACCACACGGCATATCTACCATGCTCCATTGAGTTTATCCTATCTAGATGAATTTGATAGTTTCTGGCAAGATGATGAGTATTTTCGTGATGTGACAGAAGAATTCTTAGAAACTCTCAATTTAGCTCACAAAGAGCATTCCCCTGAATTCCTCTACTATGTATTGCTCTTTAATCTCTTTAGTGAGTTTCTAGAGAATCTCAACGATGACTATACGCCAAATGAACAGGTTGGCTATAAAAATACCAAGTTGTGGAATCTTCTTTATGATTTCCAACAAGATGCGGTAAAATCAATCATTTCAAAACTTGAAAAGTATAACGGCTGTATTTTAGCAGATTCGGTGGGGTTAGGAAAGACCTTTACAGCTTTAGCGGTCATGACCTACTATGCCTATCGTGGGAAACGAATTTTAGTCTTGTGTCCGAAAAAGTTAGAAAACAACTGGAACATGTACCGACATGACTATGTCAACAACCCGATTTATGATCGTCATCTCATTTACGATGTTTTATATCATACTGATCTAAGTCGAGATAAAGGGACTTCTAATGGAATAGACCTTGCCCTTAATAAATGGGAAAATTATGACTTAGTGGTTATTGATGAGTCTCATAATTTCCGTAATGGTGGATCCAGTGAAAGTGATCAAGCGGAGGGACGTGAAAATCGTTACAGCCGATTAATGAATCGAATTATCAAATCAGGTGTTCCTACTAAGGTACTGATGTTATCAGCCACTCCAGTTAATAATCGCTTTAATGATCTAAAAAATCAAATCGCTTTAGCCTATGAAGGGGATGTAGAGCAAATAGATGGAAAATTAGATACACAGTCGTCCATTAATGATATTTTTCGGAATGCTCAGTTGGCCTATAACAAATGGGCAGATTTACCAGCTGAAGAGCGAACGACAGATAAACTATTATCGACTTTAGACTTTGATTTCTTTAAAGTTCTGGATAGTGTGACGATTGCTCGTAGTCGTAAACACATCCGAGAATTTTATGATCGAAAAGCAATTGGAGATTTTCCAGAACGTCTGAAACCAAGAAACTTTGAACCTGATTTGACAGTGTCTGATCTAGATGTGACCTATAAAAAGTTATACCAGTTGTTAGATCAGCTACAGTTAACTATTTACCAACCTTCACTTTATATCTATCCCTCAAAGCGTGATAAATACGAAATAACATTATCAGGGAATAAAGCCAATCTGACTCAACTGGGTCGTGAGTCGGGCATGAAAAAGCTGATGATGATCAATCTGCTTAAACGCTTGGAAAGTTCTGTGGCAGCTTTTCGTTATACCCTAATCGATGTCGTTAAATCATATGTAGATGAGACTTTAAAAGCTATTTCAACATATGAGCGAACAGGTTTAGATGATTTATCTGGAGTGCCCGTTTTAAATGAAGATGATTTTGATTTAGAAGATAGCAACTTAGATGTCTTTATCGGGAAGAAGAATAGAATAGCTTTGAAAGATATGGACTATCGCAGTTGGAAATTGGAGTTAGAGAAAGATCAAGCAATTTTGCTGGAATTAGAAGAACTGATCGATCAAATCACTCCTGCAGAAGATAAAAAATTGCAAACACTCTATCAGCTGATTGACGAAAAAATGACTCATCCAATCAATGAAGGCAACAAAAAACTCATTATCTTTTCTGCCTTTGCGACGACCACTAATTATCTCTATAAACATATTAGCCAATATGTACTAGATAAATACGGACTTCATACGGCACAGATTTCTGGTACAAAAGGATTTGAAACAACGCTAAAAACGAACCATCGAGACCTCAATTCCCTTTTGACTTATTTTTCACCACAATCAAAAGATAGGAATCTCCTATTTCCGGATGATCAAAGAGAGATTGATGTCTTGATTGCAACAGATGTTATTTCTGAAGGACAAAACCTGCAGGATGCAGACATGATGGTCAATTACGATATTCATTGGAATCCTGTTCGGATCATTCAACGTTTTGGACGTGTGGATCGGATAGGGAGTAAAAATAAGTTTATTCAGCTTGTAAACTTTTGGCCCAATATTGAGTTAGATGAATACATCGATCTTAAATCTCGTGTTGAATCACGTATGAAAATATCCGTCCTCACATCTACCGCAGATGATAACGTTCTTTCTAGTGAAGAGATAGAAGATAATAACTATCGTAAGAAACAACTAGAGCGTCTTAGAAATGAAGTTGTCGATTTAGAAGAGATGAGTGAAGGGATATCCATCATGGATCTAGGATTGGAAGACTACCGAATGGATCTTCTGAAGTATCTCGAAAGCCATCCTGAATTGGAAAAAGTACCAAAAGGTCTGCAAGCCATCTTGTCAGTTGAGAATAAGGAAGCAGAAGGAGCAATCTTTGTTTTAAAAAATAAAGACGAACTTAGAGGTAAGAATCAGAAGAATCAACTTCATCCATATTATATCCTCTATGTAAATAGTGCAGGAGATTTGGTGGTTTCTCCGGAAGAGAGCAAAAAGATTTTAGATCTATTGGGAAGTCTATGTCGTGGCAAGACGCAACCATTGCAATCTCTGGTGAATCAGTATAACCGTCAAACAAAAGACGGGAAAGAGATGTCTGGATATTCCAAGCTATTACAGCAGGCTATTGAACAACTGATGGAACAGGATCATCTGTCTACCATGGATGCACTTTTCAATTTTGGAACGGTTAATTTGATGAATACCGGCATTGAGGGGATGGATGACTTTGAACTTATTTGTTTCTTTGCCCTGCTAAAAGGAGAAAGTTATGATACAGTTTCCTGA
- the pyrE gene encoding orotate phosphoribosyltransferase has protein sequence MTLAKDIASHLLKIQAVYLKPEEPFTWASGIKSPIYTDNRVTLAYPETRTLIENGFVEAIKAEFPEVEVIAGTATAGIPHGAIIADKMNLPFAYIRSKPKDHGAGNQIEGRVAQGQKMVVVEDLISTGGSVLEAVAAAKREGADVLGVVAIFSYQLPKADKNFADADVKLVTLSNYSELIHLAQEEGYITPEGLDLLKRFKEDQENWQG, from the coding sequence ATGACACTTGCTAAAGATATCGCTAGCCACCTCTTGAAAATCCAAGCCGTTTACCTCAAACCAGAGGAGCCTTTCACTTGGGCATCTGGTATCAAATCGCCGATTTATACTGACAACCGTGTGACGCTTGCCTATCCAGAAACTCGTACCTTGATTGAAAATGGTTTTGTGGAAGCTATTAAAGCAGAATTTCCAGAAGTAGAAGTGATTGCAGGAACTGCGACAGCAGGAATTCCACACGGAGCTATCATCGCTGACAAGATGAACTTGCCTTTTGCCTACATCCGTAGCAAACCAAAAGACCACGGTGCAGGAAACCAAATCGAAGGCCGAGTAGCTCAGGGGCAAAAGATGGTTGTTGTTGAAGACCTCATTTCAACGGGTGGCTCTGTTCTTGAAGCCGTAGCAGCTGCTAAACGCGAAGGAGCCGATGTTCTTGGTGTCGTAGCAATCTTCAGTTATCAATTGCCAAAAGCAGATAAGAACTTTGCGGATGCTGATGTGAAATTGGTGACACTTTCTAACTACAGTGAACTGATCCACCTAGCCCAAGAAGAAGGTTACATCACGCCAGAAGGACTCGACCTCCTAAAACGCTTTAAAGAAGACCAAGAAAATTGGCAAGGATAA
- the pyrF gene encoding orotidine-5'-phosphate decarboxylase, translated as MREHRPVIALDFPSFEAVKEFLSLFPAEESLYLKVGMELYYAEGPEVVRYLKSLGHSVFLDLKLHDIPNTVKSAMKVLSQLGVDMTNVHAAGGVEMMKAAREGLGTQAKLIAVTQLTSTSESQMQDFQNIQTSLQESVIHYAKKTAEAGLDGVVCSAQEVKLIKEATSKDFICLTPGIRPAGAAVGDQKRVMTPADAYQIGSDYIVVGRPITQAEDPVTAYHAIKDEWNQDRN; from the coding sequence ATGCGTGAACATCGTCCAGTTATTGCTCTTGATTTTCCTAGTTTTGAGGCGGTCAAGGAATTTTTATCTCTTTTCCCAGCAGAAGAAAGTCTTTATCTAAAAGTAGGGATGGAGCTTTATTATGCGGAAGGTCCAGAAGTTGTCCGTTATTTGAAGTCACTGGGGCATAGTGTCTTTCTGGACCTCAAGCTACATGACATTCCCAATACAGTTAAATCGGCTATGAAGGTCTTATCTCAGCTTGGTGTAGACATGACCAATGTTCATGCTGCTGGTGGTGTGGAGATGATGAAGGCTGCGCGTGAAGGTCTAGGGACACAAGCCAAATTGATCGCTGTGACCCAGCTTACATCAACGTCGGAAAGCCAGATGCAGGATTTTCAAAATATCCAAACCAGCCTGCAAGAGTCTGTGATTCACTATGCCAAGAAGACAGCTGAAGCGGGCTTGGATGGTGTCGTTTGCTCAGCTCAGGAAGTCAAGCTTATCAAAGAAGCAACAAGCAAAGATTTTATCTGTTTGACACCGGGAATTCGTCCAGCGGGAGCTGCGGTAGGAGACCAAAAACGCGTCATGACACCAGCGGACGCCTATCAAATCGGTAGTGACTATATCGTAGTGGGACGTCCCATTACCCAAGCTGAAGATCCTGTTACAGCTTATCATGCTATCAAGGATGAATGGAACCAAGACAGAAATTAA